In Zingiber officinale cultivar Zhangliang chromosome 6A, Zo_v1.1, whole genome shotgun sequence, a single genomic region encodes these proteins:
- the LOC121996108 gene encoding carbon catabolite repressor protein 4 homolog 4-like isoform X2, whose translation MVYVKSSYFPHSPSSCLKWKARSESALTDLKNLNADFFCIQELDEYNSFYKSKMETLGYSSLYIKRVGKKRDGCGIFYKPSSAQLLEMEEIDYNDLANCVNTVSAIRNNKVLDLEEKDAQIQDSEKQQSNDPLVRLKRDCVGLLAAFKLNDPSGHIIVVADTHIYWDPNWIDVKLAQAKYLLSRLSQFKELVSTKFTCTPSVLVAGDFNSTPGDEVYQYIVSTSEAAPIKLSSLYATNGGEPPFTNCTPDFTGTLDYIFFSGCRLKPVSLLEVPGRDSPDIVGGLPNYHHPSDHLPIGAEFLVLHSS comes from the exons ATG GTTTATGTAAAGAGTTCTTATTTTCCACATTCTCCATCTTCCTGTCTCAA GTGGAAAGCACGTTCAGAATCTGCTCTAACTGACTTGAAGAACTTAAATGCTGATTTTTTTTGTATACAG GAGTTGGATGAGTATAATAGCTTCTACAAAAGCAAAATGGAGACCCTTGGGTATTCAAGCCTTTATATTAAAAGAGTTGGGAAGAAACGCGATGGATGTGGGATCTTTTACAAGCCAAGCAG TGCACAATTGCTTGAAATGGAGGAAATTGATTACAATGATCTTGCCAATTGTGTGAATACGGTTAGTGCGATTAGGAACAATAAAGTATTGGATCTTGAAGAAAAGGATGCACAAATACAAG ATTCTGAGAAGCAGCAATCTAATGATCCGCTTGTGAGATTAAAACGTGACTGTGTGGGATTATTAGCGGCTTTTAAGCTAAATGATCCTTCTGGCCACATTATTGTGGTGGCAGACACTCATATTTACTG GGATCCAAACTGGATCGATGTAAAGCTTGCACAGGCTAAGTATCTTCTATCAAGACTATCACAGTTTAAGGAACTTGTTTCAACTAAGTTCACTTGTACCCCTTCAGTGCTTGTTGCTGGTGACTTCAATTCTACTCCTGGAGATGAG GTCTATCAGTACATTGTATCAACTTCAGAAGCAGCCCCTATCAAATTGAGCAGTCTTTATGCAACAAACGGGGGAGAGCCACCGTTTACAAACTGCACCCCTGATTTCACTGGAACACTGGATTACATTTTTTTCTCAGGTTGTCGTCTGAAACCAGTGAGCCTATTAGAAGTTCCAGGCCGCGACTCGCCCGACATCGTCGGAGGGTTGCCCAACTACCACCATCCCAGCGATCATTTACCAATCGGTGCTGAGTTTTTAGTCCTCCATTCTTCATGA
- the LOC121993792 gene encoding auxin-responsive protein SAUR50-like — protein MGKPTIKQILKRCSSLGRKQGEAADVPRGHFAVYVGENRSRFVVPISYLAHPKFQSLLRQAEEEFGFDHERGLTIPCEEVVFRSLTAALN, from the coding sequence ATGGGGAAGCCAACCATCAAGCAGATACTGAAGCGGTGTTCGAGCCTGGGCCGGAAGCAGGGCGAGGCGGCGGACGTGCCGAGAGGGCACTTCGCGGTGTACGTGGGCGAGAACCGGAGCCGCTTCGTGGTTCCCATCTCCTACCTCGCCCACCCCAAATTCCAGAGCCTACTTCGGCAGGCGGAGGAGGAGTTTGGGTTCGACCACGAGAGGGGGCTTACCATCCCCTGCGAGGAGGTCGTCTTCAGGTCCCTCACCGCCGCCCTTAACTGA
- the LOC121996109 gene encoding U11/U12 small nuclear ribonucleoprotein 25 kDa protein-like isoform X1 produces the protein MESSSKAEEDIGYSSITTKKAQLQSMLSTLLDDPILADVLKKPTLVDVDTLINLELGSAMKITIVKMDNTSFDVAVLNSATVKDLKLAIKKKINEMEQTTMGHRHISWRHVWANFCLSHQNEKLVDDNSVLSEYGVSNNSKVHFFPFVASRATQKHSKRRKHRFFHGLSKRL, from the exons ATGGAATCCAGTTCCAAAGCTGAGGAAGATATCGGCTATAGCAGCATAACAACCAAGAAAGCCCAACTTCAATCTATGCTTTCAACTCTCCTGGATGATCCAATTCTGGCAGATGTTTTGAAGAAACCTACCCTTGTAGATGTTGACACCTTGATAAACTTGGAGCTAGGCAGTGCAATGAAGATAACTATAGTTAAGATGGACAATACCTCATTCG ATGTTGCTGTGCTGAACTCTGCTACCGTTAAGGATTTGAAATTAGCAATCAAGAAGAAAATAAATGAGATGGAGCAAACAACAATGGGTCATCGCCACATTTCATG GAGGCATGTCTGGGCTAACTTTTGTCTTTCTCATCAAAATGAAAAGCTGGTTGATGACAATTCTGTGCTTAGTGAATATGGCGTAAGCAATAATTCCAAG GTACATTTTTTCCCTTTTGTCGCATCCAGGGCGACCCAGAAACATTCTAAGAGAAGGAAACACCGTTTCTTTCATGGTCTCAGTAAAAGGTTATAG
- the LOC121996107 gene encoding uncharacterized protein LOC121996107: MEAGLRGKTSESSSSDISFANQDIQRCPFLRNIHQPTSFSFSAVNFSTPVRGHGPIFEDGPNFDNAFRLFHGRNGVVPLSGRTFVPELKLEPEISPEFNPLAAKAATISLSGFGPGGPFGFDFFSNKWNKQNGRSSNSQKRGDSTHESRSNEWLETGQCPIAKSYRAVSAVLPLVANVLKPPPSMKLRCPPVVVAARAALARTSFVKNLRPQPLPAKMLAIALLGMAANVPLGVWREHTKKFSPQWVMAVHAAVPFVAMLRKSVLMPKAAMAITIAASILGQTIGSRAERIRLKAAAASAAAEGNLAILKTRTLVSAKKTGQCGPEVAWDPLSLKPRSSNPPAPSICY, translated from the exons ATGGAGGCTGGTTTGAGGGGGAAAACTAGTGAATCGTCCtcttctgatatttcttttgctaaccAGGATATTCAGAGATGTCCATTCTTGAGAAACATCCATCAACCTACTAGCTTCTCCTTCTCAGCTGTCAATTTTTCTACCCCT GTACGAGGCCATGGTCCAATCTTTGAAGATGGACCAAATTTTGACAATGCATTCAGGCTTTTCCATGGACGTAATGGGGTCGTTCCCCTCTCAGGAAGAACATTTGTGCCTGAACTGAAACTAGAGCCTGAGATTTCACCTGAGTTTAATCCCTTAGCAGCAAAGGCAGCCACAATCAGCCTTTCAGGTTTTGGACCAGGAGGACCTTTTGGCTTTGATTTCTTCTCAAACAAGTGGAATAAGCAGAATGGTAGATCATCCAATTCTCAG AAAAGAGGCGATTCAACACACGAGTCACGGAGCAATGAGTGGCTGGAAACTGGACAATGCCCAATAGCAAAGTCATATAGAGCAGTCAGTGCTGTACTTCCCCTGGTTGCAAATGTTCTAAAGCCTCCCCCCAGCATGAAACTAAGGTGTCCACCAGTTGTGGTGGCTGCCCGTGCAGCTCTCGCTCGAACTTCTTTTGTAAAGAATCTCCGGCCACAACCGCTTCCAGCAAAGATGTTAGCCATAGCCTTGCTGGGTATGGCTGCAAATGTTCCCCTTGGAGTCTGGCGGGAGCACACCAAGAAATTCTCCCCCCAATGGGTCATGGCAGTCCATGCAGCTGTACCGTTCGTTGCAATGCTAAGGAAATCTGTGCTGATGCCCAAGGCAGCCATGGCGATTACGATTGCAGCCTCAATCCTAGGTCAGACCATCGGATCGAGAGCTGAGCGGATTAGGCTAAAGGCAGCGGCAGCATCAGCTGCTGCCGAAGGAAACCTCGCAATTCTCAAAACCAGAACACTAGTATCGGCTAAAAAGACAGGGCAATGTGGCCCTGAAGTAGCATGGGATCCTCTCTCCCTTAAGCCAAGGAGCTCGAATCCACCAGCCCCTTCGATATGCTATTGA
- the LOC121996108 gene encoding carbon catabolite repressor protein 4 homolog 4-like isoform X1, translated as MLIPSYLLRKPPFFASTLPWVCSNRISTMAKPVCSKFVPLDNYEGVMNTSDGFKFTFISYNILAQVYVKSSYFPHSPSSCLKWKARSESALTDLKNLNADFFCIQELDEYNSFYKSKMETLGYSSLYIKRVGKKRDGCGIFYKPSSAQLLEMEEIDYNDLANCVNTVSAIRNNKVLDLEEKDAQIQDSEKQQSNDPLVRLKRDCVGLLAAFKLNDPSGHIIVVADTHIYWDPNWIDVKLAQAKYLLSRLSQFKELVSTKFTCTPSVLVAGDFNSTPGDEVYQYIVSTSEAAPIKLSSLYATNGGEPPFTNCTPDFTGTLDYIFFSGCRLKPVSLLEVPGRDSPDIVGGLPNYHHPSDHLPIGAEFLVLHSS; from the exons ATGCTTATACCTTCCTATCTACTCCGCAAGCCTCCCTTCTTCGCGTCGACGCTGCCCTG GGTTTGCAGCAATAGAATAAGTACAATGGCTAAGCCTGTGTGCTCAAAGTTTGTTCCTCTTGACAATTATGAAGGCGTAATGAATACTTCAGATG GATTCAAGTTCACCTTCATCTCCTATAATATTTTGGCCCAG GTTTATGTAAAGAGTTCTTATTTTCCACATTCTCCATCTTCCTGTCTCAA GTGGAAAGCACGTTCAGAATCTGCTCTAACTGACTTGAAGAACTTAAATGCTGATTTTTTTTGTATACAG GAGTTGGATGAGTATAATAGCTTCTACAAAAGCAAAATGGAGACCCTTGGGTATTCAAGCCTTTATATTAAAAGAGTTGGGAAGAAACGCGATGGATGTGGGATCTTTTACAAGCCAAGCAG TGCACAATTGCTTGAAATGGAGGAAATTGATTACAATGATCTTGCCAATTGTGTGAATACGGTTAGTGCGATTAGGAACAATAAAGTATTGGATCTTGAAGAAAAGGATGCACAAATACAAG ATTCTGAGAAGCAGCAATCTAATGATCCGCTTGTGAGATTAAAACGTGACTGTGTGGGATTATTAGCGGCTTTTAAGCTAAATGATCCTTCTGGCCACATTATTGTGGTGGCAGACACTCATATTTACTG GGATCCAAACTGGATCGATGTAAAGCTTGCACAGGCTAAGTATCTTCTATCAAGACTATCACAGTTTAAGGAACTTGTTTCAACTAAGTTCACTTGTACCCCTTCAGTGCTTGTTGCTGGTGACTTCAATTCTACTCCTGGAGATGAG GTCTATCAGTACATTGTATCAACTTCAGAAGCAGCCCCTATCAAATTGAGCAGTCTTTATGCAACAAACGGGGGAGAGCCACCGTTTACAAACTGCACCCCTGATTTCACTGGAACACTGGATTACATTTTTTTCTCAGGTTGTCGTCTGAAACCAGTGAGCCTATTAGAAGTTCCAGGCCGCGACTCGCCCGACATCGTCGGAGGGTTGCCCAACTACCACCATCCCAGCGATCATTTACCAATCGGTGCTGAGTTTTTAGTCCTCCATTCTTCATGA
- the LOC121996109 gene encoding U11/U12 small nuclear ribonucleoprotein 25 kDa protein-like isoform X2, whose protein sequence is MESSSKAEEDIGYSSITTKKAQLQSMLSTLLDDPILADVLKKPTLVDVDTLINLELGSAMKITIVKMDNTSFDVAVLNSATVKDLKLAIKKKINEMEQTTMGHRHISWRHVWANFCLSHQNEKLVDDNSVLSEYGVSNNSKGDPETF, encoded by the exons ATGGAATCCAGTTCCAAAGCTGAGGAAGATATCGGCTATAGCAGCATAACAACCAAGAAAGCCCAACTTCAATCTATGCTTTCAACTCTCCTGGATGATCCAATTCTGGCAGATGTTTTGAAGAAACCTACCCTTGTAGATGTTGACACCTTGATAAACTTGGAGCTAGGCAGTGCAATGAAGATAACTATAGTTAAGATGGACAATACCTCATTCG ATGTTGCTGTGCTGAACTCTGCTACCGTTAAGGATTTGAAATTAGCAATCAAGAAGAAAATAAATGAGATGGAGCAAACAACAATGGGTCATCGCCACATTTCATG GAGGCATGTCTGGGCTAACTTTTGTCTTTCTCATCAAAATGAAAAGCTGGTTGATGACAATTCTGTGCTTAGTGAATATGGCGTAAGCAATAATTCCAAG GGCGACCCAGAAACATTCTAA